In a genomic window of Sulfurisphaera tokodaii str. 7:
- a CDS encoding Ldh family oxidoreductase translates to MKIKVKEAESLVESILKKRGVENPSIIAKHFVEAELRGHYSHGLQRVIPLVKGIDLGTIRKTVQLTEIKREDNAVLYDANYSIGILVWHYLTESPKETLIAVRNSSHIGFLGYYTRRIAMRLGKPAIMIGNAEPAVVKPGTAKKIISTTPISIAIPCEKIVVLDMSLSPIARGKIIEAKRKGEKIPYGVTVNKDGEITTDPDEALQGGLLPIGGMKGFFLMITLELLVSFLTGSALATEVQGVLDTTKSPNKGEFMIILPRLQSDCHGLSVLKQFVEYLPGEHSDEMLKRDEIDIDEKLYNIFVKLEAEEQFNWTQNE, encoded by the coding sequence GTGAAAATCAAAGTTAAAGAGGCTGAAAGCCTAGTCGAGTCAATACTAAAAAAGAGGGGAGTTGAGAATCCGTCAATTATTGCAAAGCATTTTGTAGAGGCTGAGCTTAGGGGCCATTATTCTCATGGTCTCCAAAGAGTTATCCCTCTCGTTAAGGGAATAGATTTAGGAACAATAAGAAAAACCGTGCAACTAACAGAAATTAAAAGAGAGGATAATGCAGTCCTTTATGATGCAAATTATAGCATAGGAATTCTAGTTTGGCACTATCTAACAGAAAGTCCAAAAGAAACGTTAATCGCAGTTAGAAACTCCTCTCATATAGGTTTTTTAGGCTACTATACTAGGAGGATAGCAATGAGACTCGGAAAACCTGCAATTATGATAGGAAATGCTGAACCTGCAGTAGTAAAGCCTGGAACTGCGAAAAAAATCATATCAACTACTCCTATAAGTATTGCAATACCTTGTGAAAAGATTGTAGTTTTAGACATGTCTTTATCTCCTATCGCAAGAGGAAAAATTATTGAGGCTAAAAGAAAGGGAGAGAAGATACCTTATGGTGTTACAGTAAATAAGGACGGTGAGATAACTACAGATCCAGATGAGGCTTTGCAAGGCGGATTATTGCCTATAGGAGGTATGAAAGGGTTCTTCCTAATGATTACCTTAGAATTATTAGTATCTTTTCTAACTGGGAGCGCATTAGCTACTGAGGTTCAAGGTGTTCTTGATACAACTAAGAGCCCAAACAAGGGAGAGTTCATGATTATTTTGCCCAGGCTTCAGAGTGACTGTCATGGTTTATCAGTACTAAAACAATTTGTGGAATATCTACCTGGTGAACATAGTGATGAAATGTTAAAGAGGGATGAAATAGATATTGATGAGAAGTTATATAATATCTTCGTTAAATTGGAGGCTGAAGAACAATTCAATTGGACTCAAAACGAATAA
- a CDS encoding transcriptional regulator yields the protein MPKKIIVPCEVAVKDVIPAIKALLAIKLSERGYSQKEIAEILDISIAEVNYLLKGKRGDEELKKILSKDSDFMDLLESFSRKIVNNEESTDPLSLCVLCSYARRKVLKQEQACPYDIT from the coding sequence TTGCCAAAAAAGATAATAGTACCTTGTGAAGTTGCTGTTAAAGATGTTATACCAGCTATTAAAGCATTATTAGCTATTAAACTTTCAGAAAGAGGGTATAGTCAGAAAGAAATAGCAGAAATTCTTGATATTTCTATAGCAGAAGTGAATTATTTATTAAAGGGAAAGAGAGGAGATGAGGAGTTAAAGAAAATACTAAGCAAAGATAGTGATTTCATGGATCTTTTAGAGTCATTTTCTAGAAAAATTGTGAATAATGAAGAAAGTACAGATCCTTTATCATTATGCGTTTTATGTAGTTATGCAAGGAGAAAAGTATTAAAACAAGAGCAAGCATGTCCATATGATATAACATGA
- a CDS encoding GNAT family N-acetyltransferase, which translates to MSVSLVYRKARPDDWKGILELYNSLSDDDLYLRFFTFHKLTEEEARKIADTKEHYTVIAEINGKIVGEASIYFDGEFAVVVHPDYRRLGIGTELVKRLIEFAKKNGIKKVRFYTLPENYPMIKIGKKLGFKIIEREDEVYAYLDLTNENVILEKT; encoded by the coding sequence TTGAGTGTAAGCTTAGTCTACAGGAAAGCAAGACCAGATGATTGGAAGGGGATATTAGAGTTATACAATTCTCTTTCCGATGATGATTTGTACTTAAGGTTCTTTACATTTCATAAACTTACGGAAGAAGAAGCCAGAAAAATTGCGGATACAAAAGAACACTATACTGTAATAGCAGAAATAAATGGTAAAATAGTCGGTGAAGCATCAATTTATTTTGATGGCGAATTTGCTGTTGTTGTCCACCCAGATTATAGGAGATTAGGGATAGGGACAGAGTTAGTAAAGAGACTTATTGAATTCGCTAAAAAGAATGGTATTAAAAAAGTTAGATTCTATACGTTGCCTGAAAATTATCCTATGATAAAAATTGGTAAAAAATTAGGTTTTAAGATTATAGAAAGAGAAGATGAGGTCTACGCATATCTAGATTTGACCAATGAAAATGTTATTTTAGAAAAAACATAG
- a CDS encoding 3-hydroxyacyl-CoA dehydrogenase — MMIKKIVVVGAGTMGHGIAEVAALSGFKVGLIDISWDFLNRAKDRITESVTRLYEKGQIKEKVEDILGRMEFNTSYDIAKDADFAIEAVPENLELKKNVFKSLDDITPSHTILATNTSSIPISDIAEATKRKDKVIGMHFFNPPVIMKLVEVIPSKYTSDEVTNLTIELAKKMNKIPVKLKYEIPGFVSNRIFIRLLQEACREVENGEGSIEEIDSAARNKLKLPMGLFELADYVGLDVIVDIWDVLVTRGTPDVKCSLYKNKVLEKSLGVKSGKGFYTYPAPGKYMKVQLPNESKVDPAKLISLAVNEASWMIENEIVSAKDIDTVMIYGFNFPKGLLEMADELGLDNVYTYLKDIYAKGYDTYRPTNLLEKMIKEGKLGKKSGEGFYKY, encoded by the coding sequence TTGATGATAAAAAAGATTGTAGTTGTAGGAGCCGGAACTATGGGACATGGTATAGCAGAAGTTGCAGCACTCAGCGGTTTTAAAGTAGGTTTAATAGATATATCATGGGATTTTCTTAATAGAGCTAAAGATAGAATAACAGAATCAGTAACGAGATTATATGAAAAAGGACAAATTAAAGAAAAAGTAGAAGATATACTAGGAAGAATGGAGTTTAATACTTCTTATGATATTGCAAAAGACGCAGATTTTGCAATTGAAGCAGTACCAGAAAATTTAGAATTAAAGAAAAACGTATTTAAATCATTAGATGATATCACACCTTCTCATACTATATTAGCTACGAATACTTCTTCTATACCAATATCAGACATTGCTGAGGCAACTAAAAGGAAAGATAAAGTAATAGGAATGCACTTCTTCAACCCTCCAGTTATAATGAAACTAGTTGAAGTCATACCAAGTAAATATACATCTGACGAAGTAACTAATCTTACTATAGAACTAGCAAAAAAGATGAATAAAATACCAGTTAAGCTAAAGTATGAAATACCAGGGTTTGTAAGCAATAGAATATTCATTAGACTCCTCCAAGAAGCATGTAGAGAGGTAGAAAATGGAGAAGGAAGTATTGAGGAGATAGATAGTGCGGCAAGGAATAAATTAAAATTACCTATGGGATTGTTTGAATTAGCTGACTACGTAGGTTTAGATGTAATAGTAGACATTTGGGACGTCTTAGTTACTAGAGGAACCCCAGACGTAAAATGTAGTTTATATAAGAATAAAGTATTAGAAAAAAGTTTAGGAGTAAAAAGCGGTAAAGGATTTTACACTTATCCAGCACCAGGTAAGTATATGAAAGTGCAATTACCTAACGAAAGCAAGGTAGACCCTGCAAAACTAATTTCCTTAGCAGTTAATGAAGCTAGCTGGATGATAGAAAATGAAATAGTTAGTGCCAAGGATATAGATACTGTAATGATCTATGGATTCAATTTCCCTAAAGGACTTCTTGAAATGGCTGACGAACTTGGGTTAGATAACGTGTACACATATCTAAAAGATATTTATGCTAAAGGATATGATACGTATAGACCAACAAATCTTTTAGAAAAAATGATCAAAGAAGGTAAACTAGGAAAGAAGTCTGGAGAAGGGTTCTACAAGTATTAA
- a CDS encoding phenylacetate--CoA ligase family protein codes for MSSVLAEYEAIHKELREQGFIRPDYPPNPSEILWNKKIMTLPRDELDKIKTFRLKRIVKWAWENIPFYRRFWKEKGFEPEMIKDWKDVVKMPILRKDELRKDLQQNPPFGTIFHPELAKRIRFVGATSGSTGLPTFQGWGALEMDYFQEGQARYLWTFAGVKPTVVYANYLNMSGFYSWGPPVVETAMWRCGATAIAGGGETFFSWKNRHMLIFKLWKVDVFATTPWLHRLIGEEAKLEGWDTPFKVLLLHGGAAAENTKKKLFSVHPNAELAINVWGTTDGHMAIEVPGSEGQLVVWEDMEIFDIVDPKTDEPVSEGERGELIATLLNHFTMPLIRYSLGDYVKNEFITDPDPKYGITHMRFAEPIPGRVEWMFRVRGKLLFPIYVEDAVNEIPDTTGMYNIIVYDNEMDKLKIRIETRKEFVDPQYEKQAKEILGSRLGINPDDVEIDWVKPGQTVWTGYKLQVFLDQRKKK; via the coding sequence ATGTCTAGTGTTTTAGCTGAATATGAGGCAATCCATAAAGAATTGAGAGAACAAGGTTTTATTAGACCAGATTATCCTCCAAATCCCTCCGAAATTTTATGGAATAAGAAAATTATGACACTACCAAGAGATGAATTAGACAAAATTAAAACATTTAGGTTAAAAAGGATAGTAAAATGGGCATGGGAGAATATACCATTCTATAGAAGATTTTGGAAGGAAAAAGGATTTGAACCGGAAATGATAAAGGACTGGAAAGATGTAGTAAAGATGCCTATATTAAGAAAAGATGAATTAAGGAAAGATTTACAACAGAACCCTCCTTTTGGAACTATTTTCCATCCAGAATTAGCAAAAAGAATTAGGTTTGTTGGTGCTACTTCTGGTTCTACTGGACTACCTACTTTCCAAGGATGGGGAGCTCTAGAAATGGATTACTTCCAAGAAGGTCAAGCAAGATATTTATGGACTTTTGCTGGAGTTAAACCAACTGTAGTTTATGCCAATTACTTAAACATGAGTGGTTTCTATAGTTGGGGACCACCAGTAGTTGAAACGGCAATGTGGAGATGTGGTGCAACAGCAATTGCTGGTGGAGGAGAAACGTTCTTTAGCTGGAAAAATAGGCATATGCTAATCTTTAAGCTATGGAAAGTTGATGTCTTTGCTACAACTCCGTGGCTACATAGACTTATTGGAGAAGAAGCTAAATTAGAGGGTTGGGATACACCATTTAAAGTACTATTGCTTCATGGAGGAGCTGCTGCTGAAAATACTAAGAAAAAATTATTTAGTGTTCACCCAAATGCAGAATTAGCTATTAACGTATGGGGGACAACAGATGGGCATATGGCTATTGAAGTTCCTGGATCTGAAGGACAATTAGTAGTATGGGAGGATATGGAAATCTTTGATATAGTAGATCCAAAAACTGATGAACCAGTAAGTGAAGGTGAAAGAGGTGAATTAATAGCAACATTATTAAATCATTTTACTATGCCGCTGATACGTTATAGTTTAGGTGATTATGTTAAAAACGAATTTATTACTGATCCAGACCCTAAATATGGAATCACACATATGAGATTTGCCGAACCAATACCTGGAAGAGTAGAATGGATGTTTAGAGTAAGAGGAAAATTGTTATTCCCGATTTATGTGGAAGATGCTGTAAATGAGATACCAGATACTACTGGAATGTATAACATAATTGTATATGATAATGAAATGGATAAATTAAAGATTAGGATAGAGACTAGGAAAGAATTTGTAGATCCTCAGTATGAAAAACAAGCTAAAGAGATTTTAGGAAGTAGATTAGGAATTAACCCAGATGATGTAGAAATAGACTGGGTAAAACCTGGACAAACTGTATGGACAGGGTATAAACTTCAAGTATTCTTAGATCAAAGAAAGAAAAAGTAA
- the sul7d gene encoding Sul7d family chromatin protein: MVTVKFKYKGEEKEVDISKIKKVWRVGKMISFTYDDNGKTGRGAVSEKDAPKELLQMLEKSGKK, from the coding sequence ATGGTAACAGTAAAGTTCAAGTATAAGGGAGAAGAAAAGGAAGTAGATATTTCAAAGATAAAGAAAGTTTGGAGAGTCGGAAAAATGATATCATTCACATATGACGACAACGGTAAGACTGGTAGAGGCGCTGTAAGCGAAAAAGATGCACCAAAAGAATTACTACAAATGTTAGAAAAATCTGGAAAGAAATAA
- a CDS encoding putative integrase — protein MRIAKNNYGYIIRRGKRRYYVCKLETVNGEINEIYKSFS, from the coding sequence ATGAGAATCGCTAAAAATAATTATGGATATATAATCAGAAGGGGAAAAAGGCGATATTATGTCTGTAAATTGGAAACGGTAAATGGCGAGATAAATGAAATATATAAGTCCTTTAGCTAA
- a CDS encoding cobalamin B12-binding domain-containing protein, protein MSQKRIKVLVAKLGLDGHDRGAKVIARALKDAGMEVVYTGLRQTPEQIVKSAIQEDVDVIGISILSGAHLELVPYVVNLMREKGLNDVVLVVGGVIPPQDIPKLKEMGVDEVFLPGSSLKEVVEKITKAVETKRGIKIAS, encoded by the coding sequence ATGAGCCAGAAAAGGATTAAGGTTTTAGTTGCAAAATTAGGTCTGGACGGACATGATAGAGGTGCTAAAGTAATAGCAAGAGCATTAAAGGATGCGGGAATGGAAGTCGTTTATACTGGCTTAAGGCAAACCCCAGAGCAGATAGTAAAATCTGCAATACAAGAGGACGTAGATGTTATTGGTATTAGTATCTTAAGTGGTGCTCACTTAGAATTGGTACCTTATGTTGTAAATCTTATGCGTGAAAAAGGATTAAATGATGTTGTATTAGTTGTCGGTGGAGTTATACCACCTCAAGATATACCAAAACTTAAGGAGATGGGTGTTGATGAAGTCTTTTTACCCGGTTCTAGCCTAAAAGAGGTAGTTGAGAAAATAACAAAAGCTGTAGAGACTAAAAGGGGCATAAAGATTGCTTCTTGA
- the meaB gene encoding methylmalonyl Co-A mutase-associated GTPase MeaB, which produces MLLEKALAGEELAISRLLTKIEYFTQEGLESLQELIKRSGKAHVIGITGSPGAGKSTLISELISEYVRRGHRVGVILIDPSSPFSMGSFMGNRIRMVGKEVSGNVFIRSIASRGNLGGISSEALMLIEALDGLGFDRIIVETVGAGQTDTDVVNGVHTIAVVSVPGTGDEIQALKAGIMEIGDVYIVNKADKVEAEMLYDAIRFALDTAEVNFRDGWVPKIIKTIAIKGVGIKELVDVFEEHLSFIKEKGLFEKRIRERRMKMIELMLRRKVDEVVTMIVKENSDYISEQINEKHNLLNLINEVYNKVKEKL; this is translated from the coding sequence TTGCTTCTTGAAAAAGCCTTAGCTGGTGAGGAGTTAGCAATCTCTAGGCTTTTAACAAAAATAGAGTACTTTACTCAAGAGGGGTTAGAAAGCTTACAAGAGTTAATTAAAAGGTCTGGTAAAGCCCATGTTATAGGAATTACCGGGTCACCAGGTGCTGGTAAAAGTACGTTGATCTCAGAGCTTATTTCAGAATATGTAAGGAGGGGTCACAGAGTTGGTGTAATTTTAATTGATCCCTCTAGTCCATTTAGTATGGGCTCTTTTATGGGAAATAGAATTAGAATGGTTGGTAAGGAGGTCAGCGGTAACGTTTTTATTAGAAGTATAGCATCTAGAGGAAATTTAGGTGGAATATCTTCAGAAGCCTTGATGCTAATTGAAGCGTTGGACGGTTTGGGATTTGACAGAATAATTGTTGAAACTGTAGGAGCAGGACAGACAGATACAGATGTAGTAAATGGTGTCCATACTATAGCAGTTGTTTCAGTACCAGGTACTGGAGATGAGATTCAAGCTTTAAAAGCTGGTATAATGGAAATTGGAGATGTGTATATTGTTAATAAGGCTGATAAGGTTGAGGCAGAGATGTTATATGATGCTATAAGATTTGCTTTAGATACTGCGGAAGTGAATTTCAGAGATGGTTGGGTACCTAAAATAATTAAGACTATAGCAATAAAAGGTGTAGGAATTAAAGAGTTAGTAGACGTATTTGAAGAACACTTATCTTTTATTAAAGAAAAGGGGTTATTCGAAAAAAGAATTAGAGAGAGAAGAATGAAAATGATAGAGTTAATGTTGAGGAGAAAAGTAGATGAGGTTGTTACTATGATTGTAAAAGAGAATTCTGATTATATATCAGAGCAAATAAATGAGAAACATAATTTGTTGAATTTAATTAATGAAGTTTATAATAAAGTAAAGGAGAAATTATAG
- a CDS encoding DUF2250 domain-containing protein: protein MDEELKQKLLEILKDKRMLEILKHLKKANVDYGKSIMLNTKIPIQEVVDLLDKLEKIGLIERVHGATLKNTEAKFKLSKEVHKHHTYYKLTREGDHLLRQLDEKELIDAYIDLVKNDQMAIDILKIADEVNADHALTYAKLLHKPLEEVTPKLEELERTGLLEEKNAKIIKFIDRRSKPKKETRTHHKYYGLSRIGELVVREMKRKGIIPR from the coding sequence ATGGATGAAGAATTAAAGCAAAAATTGCTAGAAATTTTAAAAGATAAAAGAATGTTAGAAATACTAAAACATTTAAAAAAAGCTAATGTAGACTATGGAAAATCAATAATGTTAAACACTAAAATTCCAATACAAGAAGTAGTAGATTTGTTAGATAAACTTGAAAAAATAGGGCTAATTGAAAGAGTTCATGGAGCTACACTAAAAAATACTGAGGCTAAGTTTAAGTTAAGTAAAGAAGTTCATAAGCATCATACATATTATAAACTTACAAGGGAAGGAGATCATCTTCTAAGACAATTAGACGAGAAAGAATTAATCGATGCGTATATAGATCTAGTAAAAAATGATCAAATGGCTATTGACATACTTAAAATTGCCGATGAAGTAAATGCTGATCATGCTTTAACTTATGCAAAATTACTTCATAAACCTTTAGAGGAAGTTACTCCTAAATTAGAAGAATTAGAAAGAACAGGATTACTTGAGGAGAAAAATGCTAAAATAATAAAATTTATAGATAGAAGATCTAAGCCAAAAAAAGAAACACGCACTCATCATAAATATTACGGCTTATCAAGGATTGGAGAATTAGTTGTAAGAGAAATGAAGAGAAAGGGAATAATACCAAGATAA
- a CDS encoding alpha/beta fold hydrolase: MKDNFVNVKGAKIHFIEEGEGKPFLLFHGARFNAYTWVETNTLSSISSAGFKAISVDFPGFGKSQNGDFDSLSSFIKDFMDTLNIQKAYLLGASMGGEAVLGFAVDNPNMVEGLVLVGAVGVPSYESKLKNLDGKPILLIWGEKDTVSPRRNAEIILNHIKSAKLIIVGKQHACYLDDAKKFNDEIVKFLKGE; this comes from the coding sequence ATGAAAGATAACTTTGTTAACGTAAAAGGGGCTAAAATTCATTTTATCGAAGAAGGAGAAGGAAAACCTTTCTTATTATTTCACGGAGCTAGATTTAACGCGTATACTTGGGTAGAAACTAATACACTAAGTTCTATTTCATCAGCAGGATTTAAGGCAATTTCAGTAGATTTCCCTGGTTTTGGTAAATCGCAAAATGGTGATTTTGATTCTCTTTCAAGTTTCATAAAAGATTTTATGGATACACTGAATATACAAAAAGCATATCTTCTAGGAGCGTCTATGGGTGGTGAAGCAGTTTTAGGTTTTGCAGTCGATAATCCTAACATGGTAGAGGGTTTAGTACTAGTAGGAGCGGTGGGCGTTCCATCCTACGAAAGTAAACTTAAAAATTTGGACGGAAAACCAATACTTCTAATCTGGGGAGAAAAAGATACTGTTTCTCCAAGGAGAAATGCTGAAATAATTTTAAACCATATAAAGTCAGCTAAACTTATAATTGTTGGAAAACAGCACGCGTGTTATCTTGATGATGCTAAGAAGTTTAATGACGAAATAGTAAAATTCTTGAAGGGAGAGTGA
- the ppcA gene encoding phosphoenolpyruvate carboxylase, translating into MRKIPRTMSTQHPDNARVPEWSRSEVISGESEVIEAYLAYEHYEVDEVMWDAEGKDVDTHVVRKLLTQYPEFFKEKILGRDIFLTYRIPNPKIEGAEKKVFAETMESIPITYDLAEKFFNTKPTPPVFEVILPFTTDYKELIAILKYYEVAIVNKENVKLVDDIYVKDLIGEINPKSIEIIPLIEDRDSMFKIDQIVGEYIKAMKPPYMRVFLARSDPAMNYGLISAVLSVKYALNRLGKIEKKYGIKIFPLIGVGSLPFRGHFNPMNFEKVIDEYRGVYTFTVQSAFKYDYEDNEVINAIRKINEREISEFELLDEEEEKILHRIANVYTSSYQPIIESLADVINKIALFLPRRRARKLHIGLFGYSRSTGKVTLPRAITFTGALYSIGIPPELIGISSLSTLTEKEWNVLEKNYKYIKHDLQAAARFVSYESIDLMKETWNVNEEIIKKIMEDLSYAENTLNIKIGDSNSVGRKHALISSLALIALKEGNIDEAKSYLLEMAKIRKSLG; encoded by the coding sequence ATGAGAAAGATACCTAGGACTATGTCAACCCAACATCCAGATAATGCGAGAGTACCAGAGTGGAGTAGAAGCGAAGTTATTAGTGGTGAAAGTGAAGTTATTGAGGCTTATTTAGCTTATGAGCATTATGAAGTAGATGAGGTTATGTGGGATGCTGAAGGAAAAGATGTTGACACTCATGTAGTGAGAAAACTTCTAACACAGTATCCTGAATTTTTTAAAGAGAAGATCTTAGGTAGAGACATATTCCTTACCTATAGGATACCTAATCCAAAAATTGAAGGAGCAGAAAAGAAAGTATTTGCTGAGACAATGGAAAGTATTCCAATTACTTATGATCTGGCCGAAAAGTTCTTTAATACTAAACCTACACCACCAGTGTTTGAGGTGATTTTACCTTTTACAACAGATTATAAAGAATTAATTGCTATTTTAAAATATTATGAAGTTGCTATAGTGAATAAAGAGAATGTAAAATTAGTTGATGACATCTATGTAAAAGATCTAATTGGTGAGATAAATCCTAAAAGTATCGAAATTATTCCTTTGATCGAAGATAGGGATTCTATGTTTAAGATTGACCAAATAGTAGGTGAATATATTAAAGCAATGAAACCGCCTTATATGAGAGTATTCTTAGCTAGATCTGATCCTGCAATGAATTATGGTCTTATTTCAGCTGTATTATCTGTAAAATATGCTTTGAACAGACTAGGTAAGATCGAGAAAAAATATGGTATCAAAATATTTCCTTTAATAGGAGTAGGTTCATTGCCGTTTAGAGGGCATTTTAATCCTATGAACTTTGAAAAAGTAATAGATGAATATAGGGGAGTTTATACCTTTACAGTGCAATCTGCTTTTAAATATGATTATGAGGATAATGAAGTTATTAATGCTATTAGAAAGATTAATGAGAGAGAAATATCTGAATTTGAATTATTAGATGAGGAAGAAGAAAAGATATTACATAGAATAGCTAACGTATATACTTCTTCGTATCAACCTATAATAGAAAGTTTAGCAGATGTAATAAATAAAATAGCATTATTTTTGCCTAGAAGAAGAGCAAGAAAATTACATATAGGTTTGTTTGGTTATTCTAGGAGCACGGGTAAAGTCACTTTACCAAGAGCAATAACGTTCACTGGTGCATTATATTCAATTGGTATACCTCCAGAACTCATAGGTATATCTTCATTGTCTACTCTTACTGAAAAAGAATGGAATGTATTAGAGAAAAATTATAAATATATTAAACATGATCTTCAAGCTGCTGCTAGGTTTGTAAGTTATGAATCAATAGACTTAATGAAAGAGACTTGGAACGTGAATGAAGAAATCATAAAGAAAATTATGGAAGATTTGTCATATGCAGAAAATACTCTTAATATTAAAATAGGTGACTCAAACTCTGTGGGTAGAAAACATGCATTAATATCCAGTTTAGCACTAATAGCATTAAAAGAGGGTAACATCGATGAAGCTAAGAGTTACCTTTTAGAAATGGCAAAAATAAGAAAATCATTAGGATGA
- a CDS encoding peroxiredoxin, protein MPPNIGEQAPDFEAESTLGKIRLSDYKGKFVVLYFYPKSFTPGCTREIQRFSELYEEFKKLNAEVIGVSADSITTQKRFAEKYNAKFPVVADKEKKIIETYGVLNEKGTSAQRVTFIIDPEGKIIQILKNLKKAEEHADKALEIIKNKKS, encoded by the coding sequence ATGCCACCAAATATTGGTGAACAAGCACCAGATTTTGAAGCAGAGTCAACACTAGGTAAAATTAGGCTTTCAGATTATAAAGGTAAATTCGTAGTCCTATATTTCTATCCTAAGTCATTTACGCCAGGATGTACTAGAGAAATACAAAGATTTTCAGAACTCTATGAAGAGTTCAAAAAACTAAATGCAGAAGTAATAGGAGTAAGTGCCGATAGTATAACTACGCAAAAAAGGTTCGCTGAGAAATATAATGCTAAATTCCCAGTTGTTGCAGATAAGGAAAAAAAGATAATTGAAACTTACGGAGTATTAAATGAAAAAGGAACTAGTGCTCAAAGAGTCACCTTTATTATCGACCCAGAAGGAAAAATCATTCAAATACTCAAGAATTTAAAGAAAGCCGAAGAACATGCTGACAAAGCTCTTGAAATAATAAAAAATAAGAAATCATGA